CATCACCCCCAGCCTGCGAGGCCATATCCGCATCCCGGATATGGATGGCCGGGATTATGGCTATGCGATTGATCGCGCACGCTTCGATGAGGCCTTATGGCAAAATGCGATGCGCATCCCGACCGTCGAAGGCCGCCAGAGTTGTTCTGTGACGGATATTTTGATGACGGGCAAGCAAGCCACAGGCGTGACGGTTAAAAACGCGGATGGCAGCACAGAAACAATCTATGGCGACATCATCGTTGGCGCGGATGGACGCTTTAGCATGGTCGCCCGCAAGATGGACGCAAAGCTCAGTGACGAGTGGGAACAGCATCCCACATCGATTTATTATGCTTATTGGGAAGGCGTCACGCATCTTGATGGCAACCCAGCCGCGGCTGCTTACGAAGGCAATGGCCCTTATGGCTATCTGACGCTAGACAGTGCCGACGGCCAGACGGCAATTGCCCTGGAAGGCCGCAGCGAAGCCCTGGAGCATGATGGTGATGCCGAAGCCTTTTACGAGTCTATGGTGCAAAGCCTGCCAGAGCTGGCAGAGCGTACCGCTAACGCGCATCGTGTGACGAGCGTACGCGGTATGAAGCACATCAGCAATGGCTACCGCGAACCAGGTGGCCCAGGGTGGGCGCTGGTCGGGGATGCGTATCATCACAAAGACCCGCTCGACGGCCAGGGGATTTATAACGCCGTGATCACGGGTAAGGCATTGGCACAGGCCATCCGTAAGTACAAACAAGGCCAACTAACGTGGGATGAAGCATTGGCCGAATATGACGAGAACGCCCGTATCAAGACTTACCCGATGTATAAGGTGCTGCAGCGGCGCGTAAAAGAGAGCTTTTACCCACAGCCCAGCATTTTGCCGGAATGGCTCAATGAACAGATGACGCGCTGGATGTTTGAAGACCCGGACGTCAAAAGCCTGGTCGGGAAAATGCTCACGCGGCAAATTCCAGCAGATATGGTCAATTTGATGGGGCCACCCACGCTGTTTGGGGCGATTGCACGCGGGCCACTACGAGACTTCCGCAAATTGGTCGAGCTACGCCGAGAAAAAGATAAAGCAGGCAGTCAGCACTCTGAATAGGCAAAATAAAAAATCCCCTCTCAGATGAGAAGGGATTTTTTAATTCACAGATAGACTTGTTAGTCACCCGGTGCATGCTGGCTGGCGCTATCCAGCGCTTTGAGCATATCATCAATAGTGGTGAACTTACGACGCGGGCGACCCACTTCCTTACCCAGCGACTGTTCGACTTCATCCAGGTGCTGCCAATCGGCCCAGGTCACATAGCGGACGCCTCGATCTTGTAGCAAACCTTCGATGTCGGTGTCTGCATGAGGTGACCATACCTTGTCTTTAGCCACATCTTCCAGCAGGGAATTCACAGTTTCGACAGAATCTGGGCGATTGGTGCCGATAATGCCGGAAGGTCCACGCTTGATCCAACCCGCGACATATACACCAGGGACGACATCATCGCTGCCCTGTTCTTTGACGACACGGCCCAGTTCGTTCGGGATAGTGCCCCACCGATCATAGAAAGGAATATCAGATAGGCGTATACCGCGATAACCGACCGAGCGGAAGATCAAATCAACCGGAATAGTCTCGTATTCTTCAGTCGGTTGTGGGCGCAGGTTACCATTATCGTCTGCATACAACTCGTTTTTGACGATCTTAATCGCTTCGACTTTATCTTCGCCAATAACCTCTACAGGCGAGACGAGGAAGCGCATGATAATCTGCTTGGGCTTACCTTCAGGGGCGCGCTCTGCATATTCCTGCAAGATTTCCACATTGCGGACGTCTTTCTTATCCGCCTCGTCGGAGGTCAGCATCGCTTTGCTGAGCGAATCTAGCTTAACATCTGCGGCTGGCACGATGATGTCCGCTTCCTGCATTTCGCCCAGTTCTTTAATCTCAGGATTGGTGAAGGCCGCTTGTGCAGGCCCACGCCGGCCCAGAATGTAGATACGCTTGACGTTGCTCTTTGCCAGCGCTTCCAGGGCATAATCGGCGATGTCGGTGACTTTTAGTTCTTCCTGGGAGCGGGCTAAGATGCGCGTGACATCCATAGCGACATTGCCCACGCCGACGACTGCGACAGCCTCGGCATCATCCAGATGGAAATCATGATTGCGGTAATCGGGATGGCCGTTATACCAGCCTACAAATTCCGTTGCCGCGAAACTACCTTCCAGGTCTTCGCCGGGGATACCCAGCTTTTTATCACTGGCGGAGCCTACAGCGAAGATCACCGCATGATAGCGCTGCTGTAAATCCGCCAGAGTAACGTCTGTACCGTATTCCACATGGCCGAAGAATCGTACATTCGGCAGGCTAGCCGTACGCTCATAGACACGAGTAACTGATTTGATCTTCTGGTGATCCGGAGCGACGCCGCCACGCACCAGACCAAACGGCGTTGGTAGGCGGTCGAAAATGTCAATTTCGGTGGTGAGGGAGCTTTTTGCCAGGGCGTCCGCTGCGTAAAAACCAGATGGCCCCGACCCGATGATTGCTACACGTAGAGGGGTCGATGTTGTGCCGATGCTACTCATTGGTTGCTGTTTTCCTGTCTACACGACTTACATTACGGACTCGGCCATTGTGCCGAATTTTACAATGTCAGTATAACACGAAGTTGTTACCCTTCAGTAAACTGGTGACAACTTTCACTAGCAGTTAGATACAACTGACGATAAAGCGGGATATTCAGGTTGCCTGGGCGTCATTAATACGCTGTTAGGCCTCTTTTAGCGGTAAGACCAGGTCCTTTTTGAAGGGCGTGATCGAAACAAGCTCGCCATTTTCCGTCACGATGAAGGTGTCTTCAACACGGACCCCATACCCATCTTCTGGATAGTAAAGGCCCGGCTCAATGGTGACGCAGTTCCCTACAGCAAAGACATCTTCCCGGCGCGTATGGCTGATGCTGGGGCGTTCATGAACTTTGAGGCCCAGGCCATGCCCGAGTGAATGCACATAGCCCTTTAAACCACCAGGGTGACTGCGCTGCGTTTGGTGCCCATTCCCCTCGAAGAAATCCAACACGGCTTCTTGCATGGTATGGGTTGGTTTACCAACGCCAAAGGTCTCTACGGAAATATCCAATGCCTGCATGACTTCATCATAAGTCTTCTGGACTGTCTCAGGCGCATAACCGATGCACCATGTCCGCGTGACATCATGATGATAGCCGCCGCCTAATTCACGCGGGAACAGGTCAAATACAATCGATTGGCCCAGCTTCAAGGGCATATTGCTCTGGCCCCGGCTGTGCGGATAACCCGCATCACGCCCCTGGGCGAAGATCATATCCGTATCTTCCAAACCACGATCCAACAGCGCGCGGCGCACAAACGTCTTGACATCGCCAATCGTCAGCGGGTTACCAGCGTCATCCACGACGACATCATCCCCATTGGCCTGGTGGCTGGCGATGAAATCCCAGGTTGCCTCCAGGACTTCCACCGTACGAGCGCCAATATCGCTTAGGCGTTCGATTTCATCTGTATCTTTCGTCAGCATGACTTCTTCAAAGAGCGAGGGAGAAGCTTCACCCACGAATTCGTAGTGAGGCAATTCCTGTTGCAAGGCCTGGAATACAGCAATCGTTTCATTGACCGTATTGCGACCGTACCAACCAATGCGCCCACCCTCAACGCCTGCTTCCTGTAAAGCCAATTCGAGCTTTTTCACTTCTCGCAGCAGAGGATCCGTAATTTGTGTGACAGCCTGCATATAACCGAGCTCACCATAGGTCATCACCTTCAGGCCACTGTGACGCGCTTCTTCAATTTCCATGCCGCTTACAATGAGCAGGAAATCGCCACCGCGTTTTTTGACGATAGTCCCCCCGGTGATATGGGCCCCATTGACGAGATAATCGAGCACGTCATCATAGCCCTCGCCCCCAGCGACGATCAATGCGTCCAGGCCGCGGGCTGTCATTAAGGTATCGATGTCAGATTTCATGTTTGCTTCCTTGAGTCAGGCGAGTTGGTCCATATGGCTAAACACAGCACGGTTCAATACAGCGCTGCTGAATACAGCCAGACCCTAGTCTACATCCATCATGGGCAGTTCGGTCAGGGTGGTATCACGCTCCATGAGGAAATGAATCGCCTCCGCCCAGGTATCGACAGAATGCCACCGATAATGACGCGATTGGGAGCGCCCCGCCATCTTCAGGCCCATATTGGGCGTTGCAACGCTGATGACCCACCCAAACAGAGGATGTGCAATCAATCGTTCCCGAATGGCATCGTCTGCGAATTTGGTATAAGCCGTCATAGATTTAGGCTGGCTGGCAATTTGTTCCGGCGTGTAGCGATTTCGGTGATCAATCAGCGTATGGACCATCGGCGGCTGGCCGCTTTTCTCGATTAATTCCAACGTTAAACGCGTGCGCTCAGCCATGATGGCCGTGTCCGTCGTGCCAGGTGCATATAAAACACGGCCCGGTATTAACCACTGTACGATATTAGAGTCGCTCATCATCCCATATCTTTCTTCTTAACATGAATACATTGCTGGATATGTTCTGAGAATGCCAGGAAGGGGTTCAACACATCGGCACGCCATACAGCATACCACGACCTGAAAAGAGCCAACTTGATACTTGTCCAAAGACCTAAATCCTTCACAAAATACCTTCGTTTTACAGTCGCCTTACAGTCACCTGCAAACAAGGTCATTCGATAGTAAGTATGGTGCCAACAGGAAAAGGCATTCATGCATGCTCAATCGCCCTCATGAATGAGAGCAACCCGGCAATATAGCCTATACAAACAACTTGAAACTAACAACAGAAAGCCGCTACATAGCAAATGTAGAAAACGAAACAGGAAGCTCAATCATCACGTAGAGAAGCAATTTCGCGGGTCCTTAAAAAGACCTCAACAACGATGAAGACCATCCCCATAAAGAATGCCAACGGGAGTGAAAGTGCTCTGGGTATCTGCAACCAGGCACACATCAAGACAAATAAGCCAATCCAGATGCTTTGACGAACGATAACGCCGCTCGGCGGCACTTCTGAATCCGTAGGGGTGAAGGTAACATTGAGGTAACGAACAAAGGGAATCGCTGTACCGGTAACAGCCATGAACAAACAGGCAAAGAACAGCCACAACTCCCCACCAATACGCGGCTGCATGTGCGTAATCACGATATAAAGCCCTCCCCACCCGGCGAGCATCAATAAAACTGCCGAGATAAGCAAGCCCGTATGATCCGGCGGGCGGCTCGTCGTGGCGTCGTCTTTTGCTGGCTGGCTGGGGGCCCGCCTTCTGTGGTTAGGTCGTACTCGTGTTGTATCTGCCATAAGAGGCATTATAACAAATTCTGTGGCTGCTGCGGATAAAGCTTATCAGATGTTTTGTTAGCGACTTGTGGAGAAATACGTAGAGAAATATGTATGGAGAAACACGCAGGTGAATTGCCATAAATTTAAAGGGCGCTCAACGCGCCCTTTTACTTTTTTGTGTTACTTTATGTGTTGATGGTATTTGCGAAGCGATTAACGCACGTCGGCTGCAATTTTATCGTGTAGCTCTGTCGTGTCGCGCGATGGTGAGATACCGACTGTATGGTCGAGATGTTCCGCCAACAATTTATACTGCATAATCGCATCATCATGACGATCCAGACGCCAGTACATGAGCATGCAGTCACGGTAAATATCTTCCCGCTGAGGCATTTCTTTCAGCGCACGAGCATAGAAACCTAATGCTGGCCCGTATTCATCACGGCGCTTGTGCCAACGCCCCATATCAATGAGCGCATCCGCATACATTAAGCGCAGTTTTTCACGACGATCCTGCACCCAGGGCATATCGTAATCCTGCAAGAAGGGGAAGCGATAAATATCAATGGCTCGCCTTAAAGCTGCCGCTTCTTTATCTTCGTCAAGGGTAGTCGATGCTTCATTGACGGCTGCTTCAAACTCATCGACATCGTAATTACGCACCAGCTTATCGCTCGGCACATAGAAGCCAGAGGCATAGCTTGTCAGTTCGTAATTGCCACCATCCAGGACATTGTTAGAAATACATTCCGTGATTTTACGCTTGGTCACATGGAAGACATTTGTCGCTTCTTTGCGGCTCAAACGCGGCCAGAATGTTTCGAATATATCGGCCCTGGTAACACGATCGTTGTCCGTAAAGTAATAGAACAATTGTCTTGGTAATGCACCATCCCAAGAATCAATCGGGCGCCCATTGACCAAAACATGCCCCTGACCAAACGCATAAACTTCTAACTGCGGTTTGGTAGGCTCGCTCTGTGGCTGGAAGATCAGATCGGTGGCACGCTTCTCTGTGCCAAGGACAACGGCGGTGCCATCCTGAACAAAAGGCGCGAACGGTTCCAAAGTCAGGAGCCGAGCATTGAACGCGATCTTTAAGTTGGCTGGCATACCATTTACGAAATCATGCACGAATTGGCTAAACGCTTTGCCTTGTTCAATTCGATCAATTTCGTCAATGTAGAGGAGATAGTCTGAATTCTTGTGATTTGAGAGATAGCTTGAGAGGCTTTCTGCAAGGGCTTGGGCCGCCTGTGTAGGGCCACTCTTGGTTTGGCTCGCTGCATTTGATTTGAAACCAGGGAGTGCTGCCGCTAACTCATCAACCAGCTGATCAATCCACACTTCCCAGGTCGTCACATCTTCCGTCAGACGAGTATAAATGAGGTTATCGCCATACTGATTCAGTAACCCGGTGAGGTAGACATTACGTGTCTGTGCACGGGGGTACAGAATTAAAACGCGCTTATCGCTTAAATTAGGGATTTCGTGTTCGTACATGAATTTCACCACTTATCTTACATAGACTAGGACCTCTTATGTATTTATTAATGATGACAAAAGAGGTCTGGATAAAGCCGGATTACCACGTAACTTTGTGAAAACGGCGAATTTGTATGAAGTATTTCTACGCAATTTTATTAACACATCGTTAATCTTGAGAACAAATAGCAAAAACGGTATCGTTTCCAGCTATATTTTATACTACTTTTGGCGTAAGAAGCCAATTATCATTGATTTCATCATGATATATATATTTTTGTAGCTTATCCATACCCTGTAACGTCATATACGAACAAAGAGACCAGCAGGCGTGTAATATAGCTTAATAGTGATAATTTTTAAAGTGTAGAGCAAAAAGTATTCATTCTTTGCTCATTTTGTATACAAAGAAGCCTGTGATTCCCTACACCCTGACCAATTTCAACTTTACTGGCAAAATCAGGTGTAAATCTTCACAAGTCTCGTAATTATCACTCGTTTAATTCCTTTTCGAAAGTCCAATCTCCAGCGCTATACTTAGTCTGTGCTGCTTTGGTAAAAATAATAGCTCACCTATTACACGAATTAGTAAAGAAATATAACATTAAACTTGTATAATGCGAGCCAAAACCACACCTACACATCGGGATTTTATATTTTTTACAACTTTTTTACGTTGGCCCCCATATGATTTCAGTATCTAATATGGCTCATAGTGTCTAACTTTTCTCGTTATAAACGAAATCCTAACAAAACCTTCACACAAACAAATCCTTTCCTAGATGGTGTCTAAATGTATCGTAATGCAGAATGAAGATACCTTTGAGACACCATGTAGCATAATTACAAATTGAGGAGGATGTTGTATGATTGATAGGTTGCATCTAAATTGATGAATAATTAAGCGCTTTGAGTGGTGGTTTTTGTTATCTACAGGGT
The Phototrophicus methaneseepsis DNA segment above includes these coding regions:
- a CDS encoding M24 family metallopeptidase, whose protein sequence is MKSDIDTLMTARGLDALIVAGGEGYDDVLDYLVNGAHITGGTIVKKRGGDFLLIVSGMEIEEARHSGLKVMTYGELGYMQAVTQITDPLLREVKKLELALQEAGVEGGRIGWYGRNTVNETIAVFQALQQELPHYEFVGEASPSLFEEVMLTKDTDEIERLSDIGARTVEVLEATWDFIASHQANGDDVVVDDAGNPLTIGDVKTFVRRALLDRGLEDTDMIFAQGRDAGYPHSRGQSNMPLKLGQSIVFDLFPRELGGGYHHDVTRTWCIGYAPETVQKTYDEVMQALDISVETFGVGKPTHTMQEAVLDFFEGNGHQTQRSHPGGLKGYVHSLGHGLGLKVHERPSISHTRREDVFAVGNCVTIEPGLYYPEDGYGVRVEDTFIVTENGELVSITPFKKDLVLPLKEA
- a CDS encoding FAD-dependent oxidoreductase, whose translation is MSSIGTTSTPLRVAIIGSGPSGFYAADALAKSSLTTEIDIFDRLPTPFGLVRGGVAPDHQKIKSVTRVYERTASLPNVRFFGHVEYGTDVTLADLQQRYHAVIFAVGSASDKKLGIPGEDLEGSFAATEFVGWYNGHPDYRNHDFHLDDAEAVAVVGVGNVAMDVTRILARSQEELKVTDIADYALEALAKSNVKRIYILGRRGPAQAAFTNPEIKELGEMQEADIIVPAADVKLDSLSKAMLTSDEADKKDVRNVEILQEYAERAPEGKPKQIIMRFLVSPVEVIGEDKVEAIKIVKNELYADDNGNLRPQPTEEYETIPVDLIFRSVGYRGIRLSDIPFYDRWGTIPNELGRVVKEQGSDDVVPGVYVAGWIKRGPSGIIGTNRPDSVETVNSLLEDVAKDKVWSPHADTDIEGLLQDRGVRYVTWADWQHLDEVEQSLGKEVGRPRRKFTTIDDMLKALDSASQHAPGD
- a CDS encoding NAD(P)/FAD-dependent oxidoreductase, translated to MTTGSADERQPDQPSQHYDVIIVGGRVGGTALAARLGLYGLRVLVLERETFPSLPAVSSPIIYAPTMKTLDEIGADEAIYAHNTPKIHYVYNITPSLRGHIRIPDMDGRDYGYAIDRARFDEALWQNAMRIPTVEGRQSCSVTDILMTGKQATGVTVKNADGSTETIYGDIIVGADGRFSMVARKMDAKLSDEWEQHPTSIYYAYWEGVTHLDGNPAAAAYEGNGPYGYLTLDSADGQTAIALEGRSEALEHDGDAEAFYESMVQSLPELAERTANAHRVTSVRGMKHISNGYREPGGPGWALVGDAYHHKDPLDGQGIYNAVITGKALAQAIRKYKQGQLTWDEALAEYDENARIKTYPMYKVLQRRVKESFYPQPSILPEWLNEQMTRWMFEDPDVKSLVGKMLTRQIPADMVNLMGPPTLFGAIARGPLRDFRKLVELRREKDKAGSQHSE
- a CDS encoding bacterial transcriptional activator domain-containing protein, which gives rise to MYEHEIPNLSDKRVLILYPRAQTRNVYLTGLLNQYGDNLIYTRLTEDVTTWEVWIDQLVDELAAALPGFKSNAASQTKSGPTQAAQALAESLSSYLSNHKNSDYLLYIDEIDRIEQGKAFSQFVHDFVNGMPANLKIAFNARLLTLEPFAPFVQDGTAVVLGTEKRATDLIFQPQSEPTKPQLEVYAFGQGHVLVNGRPIDSWDGALPRQLFYYFTDNDRVTRADIFETFWPRLSRKEATNVFHVTKRKITECISNNVLDGGNYELTSYASGFYVPSDKLVRNYDVDEFEAAVNEASTTLDEDKEAAALRRAIDIYRFPFLQDYDMPWVQDRREKLRLMYADALIDMGRWHKRRDEYGPALGFYARALKEMPQREDIYRDCMLMYWRLDRHDDAIMQYKLLAEHLDHTVGISPSRDTTELHDKIAADVR